Proteins co-encoded in one Ziziphus jujuba cultivar Dongzao chromosome 9, ASM3175591v1 genomic window:
- the LOC125424343 gene encoding transcription factor bHLH95: MPEALAWENPSSCWPNLSNSDNSAGHGDDHDHHLCHRQELKSDRKHIGSSSDDKEEPPPQGKKRGRVVLSKNGKGINCGGGGGDQVMMKEGKFGGESDHEIHIWTERERRKKMRNMFANLHALLPQLPPKADKSTIVDEAVNYIKNLEQTLQKLQKQKLEKLQSATETFNHEPTTITTITPQRLGYDQYSREAFLADQGSCSTDLPTTSTANIIDIPSASASLISSTTSHSPVMFQTWTSSNVVLNICGEEAHISVCSPKKPGLFSTICYILEKHKISIASAHISSSHTNRIMYMIQAHAGGGSDQLVDAFPAEEIFKVAVGEIMFWVTSS; encoded by the exons ATGCCTGAAGCTCTTGCTTGGGAAAACCCTTCTTCCTGCTGGCCTAATCTTTCTAATTCCGATAACTCGGCCGGCCATGgtgatgatcatgatcatcatcttTGTCATCGCCAAGAACTGAAGTCGGATAGGAAACATATTGGTTCCAGCTCAGATGATAAAGAAGAGCCGCCACCACAGGGAAAGAAGCGGGGTCGAGTAGTTCTTTCGAAAAATGGAAAAGGGATTaattgtggtggtggtggtggtgatcaGGTCATGATGAAAGAAGGAAAATTTGGAGGTGAATCAGACCATGAAATACATATATGGactgagagagagaggaggaagaagatgagGAACATGTTTGCTAATCTCCATGCTTTGCTTCCTCAACTACCTCCTAAG GCAGACAAATCTACAATCGTTGATGAAGCAGTGAACTACATAAAAAACCTAGAGCAAACTCTCCAAAAGCTGCAAAAGCAAAAGCTGGAAAAGCTACAAAGTGCCACAGAAACTTTCAATCACGAGCCAACGACAATTACAACAATTACCCCACAAAGGCTAGGCTATGATCAGTACTCTAGAGAGGCGTTCTTAGCAGACCAGGGTTCTTGCAGTACTGACTTGCCCACTACTAGCACCGCTAATATAATCGATATTCCTTCTGCTTCAGCTTCACTCATCTCCAGTACCACCTCCCACTCTCCTGTCATGTTTCAGACATGGACTTCTTCCAATGTTGTATTGAACATCTGCGGCGAAGAAGCTCATATTAGTGTCTGTTCCCCTAAGAAACCTGGCCTTTTCAGCACCATTTGCTATATTTTGGAGAAGCACAAGATATCCATTGCCTCCGCTCATATTTCCTCCTCACACACTAATCGAATCATGTATATGATTCAAGCACAT GCAGGTGGAGGTTCGGATCAGTTGGTAGATGCATTTCCTGCTGAAGAAATATTCAAGGTAGCTGTTGGGGAAATAATGTTTTGGGTGACTTCCTCATGA